From a single Brassica napus cultivar Da-Ae chromosome C9, Da-Ae, whole genome shotgun sequence genomic region:
- the LOC106390206 gene encoding anthranilate synthase alpha subunit 1, chloroplastic-like, with protein MSSSSMNVASMQPLSFSRRLAPSAASHVLSSSVTVTGYSRRSSPYAPSLRSIKCVSAPPEASIVTDTKKLADASKSTNLIPIYSCIFSDQLTPVLAYRCLVKEDDREAPSFLFESVEPGSQMSSVGRYSVVGAQPAMEIVAKENKVIVMDHKNGSMTEEYVEDPMEIPRKISESWNPDPQLVQDLPDAFCGGWVGFFSYDTVRYVEKRKLPFSKAPEDDRNLPDMHLGLYDDVIVFDHVEKKAYVIHWIRLDGSVPYDKAYSNGVQHLETLVAKLHDIEPPKLAAGNVNLQTRQFGPALENSNVTREEYKEAVVNAKEHILAGDIFQIVLSQRFEKRTFADPFEVYRALRVVNPSPYMGYLQARGCILVASSPEILTKVKQNKIVNRPLAGTSRRGKTEVEDKRLEKELLENEKQCAEHIMLVDLGRNDVGKVAKYGSVKVEKLMNIERYSHVMHISSTVTGELQDDLSCWDTLRAALPVGTVSGAPKVKAMELIDELEPTRRGPYSGGFGGVSFTGDMDIALSLRTIVFPTASQYNTMYSYKDANKRREWVAYLQAGAGVVADSDPEDEHRECQNKAAGLARAIDLAESAFVKK; from the exons ATGTCTTCTTCCTCCATGAATGTGGCGTCGATGCAACCGCTGAGCTTCTCTCGCCGGCTCGCTCCCTCCGCTGCTTCTCACGTACTCTCTTCTTCTGTGACCGTTACTGGCTATTCCCGTAGAAGCTCGCCTTACGCGCCTTCTCTCCGTTCGATTAAATGCGTCTCTGCGCCTCCTGAAGCTTCAATAG TGACTGATACAAAAAAGCTGGCCGATGCGTCTAAGAGCACGAACCTTATACCAATATACAGCTGCATATTCTCTGATCAGCTCACTCCCGTTCTTGCGTACCGTTGTTTGGTTAAAGAAGATGACCGTGAAGCTCCTAGTTTTCTTTTCGAGTCCGTTGAGCCTGGCTCTCAGATGTCCAGCGTT GGTCGTTATAGCGTTGTTGGGGCTCAGCCTGCGATGGAGATCGTGGCAAAGGAGAATAAAGTTATTGTTATGGATCACAAAAACGGAAGCATGACTGAGGAATACGTTGAGGATCCAATGGAGATCCCGAGGAAAATCTCTGAGTCGTGGAACCCTGATCCTCAACTAGTTCAGGACCTTCCTGATGCGTTCTGTG GTGGCTGGGTTGGTTTTTTCTCGTACGACACAGTTCGCTACGTCGAAAAAAGGAAACTTCCGTTTTCAAAGGCCCCTGAGGACGATAGGAACTTGCCGGACATGCATCTTGGTCTATATGACGATGTGATTGTATTTGATCACGTGGAGAAG AAAGCATATGTTATCCACTGGATTAGACTAGATGGGAGCGTTCCCTATGATAAGGCATACAGTAATGGAGTGCAGCATTTGGAGACATTGGTGGCTAAGTTACACGATATTGAGCC gcCAAAGCTGGCTGCAGGTAACGTGAATCTTCAGACGCGGCAATTTGGGCCAGCGTTGGAAAACTCAAACGTGACACGCGAAGAGTACAAGGAGGCTGTGGTGAATGCTAAAGAACACATACTTGCAGGAGACATATTCCAGATTGTGTTGAGTCAGCGTTTTGAAAAGAGAACATTTGCTGacccttttgaagtttatagaGCTCTAAGAGTTGTGAATCCAAGTCCCTATATGGGTTATTTGCAG GCTAGAGGATGTATATTGGTAGCATCAAGTCCAGAAATTCTCACCAAAGTAAAGCAGAACAAGATAGTGAATCGGCCATTAGCAGGAACCAGCAGGAGAGGGAAAACAGAGGTTGAAGATAAAAGATTAGAGAAGGAGTTGCTAGAGAATGAGAAGCAATGCGCTGAGCACATCATGCTGGTTGATCTCGGCCGCAACGATGTTGGAAAGGTTGCTAAATACGGTTCGGTGAAAGTGGAGAAGCTCATGAACATCGAACGTTATTCCCATGTTATGCATATAAGCTCCACG GTGACAGGAGAGTTACAAGACGATTTATCTTGCTGGGACACACTACGTGCGGCTTTACCAGTGGGAACAGTTAGTGGGGCACCAAAGGTAAAAGCCATGGAACTGATCGACGAGCTGGAGCCTACACGGCGTGGACCATACAGTGGCGGGTTTGGTGGAGTCTCCTTTACTGGTGACATGGACATTGCTTTATCCCTTAGGACAATTGTTTTCCCGACAGCGAGTCAATACAATACAATGTACTCTTACAAAGATGCTAACAAACGCCGTGAATGGGTGGCTTATCTTCAAGCTGGAGCTGGTGTGGTAGCGGATAGTGACCCGGAAGACGAGCACCGCGAGTGTCAGAATAAAGCTGCTGGTCTTGCTCGAGCCATCGACTTGGCTGAATCCGCGTTTGTTAAGAAATGA
- the LOC106393372 gene encoding F-box protein DOR-like, translating to MRTRRQKILEDSQAVVGRLNAGETSLQIPVDLIFEILLRLPVKCIARGRCLSKLWASILDRQEFTDHYLKRSSARPQLLFAFQDRCKVFFFSAPQDDNSSLITASYHMSFPVNRVKEIYSPISGLVCVKDERILKGMKTPVTVWVICNPSPGQYFTLPRMKTRNNKCDVRSFFGYDPVEKQFKVLSMTTLAHGKRDLAIYKEHQVLTLQTGKLSWRMIECDVPHHHGINSICINGVLYYKAKNGADSSTYGKDIIVTFDVRSEKFGFIEVDKPFIPVHTLINFNGKLASLESYSFNRRSPIHLWVLDDIEKNEWSKHVYKLPASWEDVVGDADLYCVKVTASNEVVLSGYYQRSPFYVFYYSLEKETVRRVEIQGMEAFKRFQVYTFVDHVEDVKRMKGVLGLALK from the coding sequence ATGAGAACACGGCGTCAAAAGATCTTGGAGGATAGTCAAGCCGTCGTTGGACGGTTAAATGCTGGCGAAACCTCATTGCAGATCCCAGTTGATCTCATATTCGAGATACTCTTGAGATTGCCTGTTAAATGTATAGCCAGAGGTCGATGCCTATCGAAGCTCTGGGCTTCCATACTCGACCGTCAAGAATTCACGGATCACTACTTGAAAAGATCATCTGCTCGTCCTCAGCTCTTGTTCGCCTTCCAAGACCGCTGCAAGGTGTTCTTCTTTTCCGCACCTCAAGATGACAACTCGTCTCTGATAACCGCCAGTTATCATATGAGTTTCCCTGTTAATCGTGTCAAAGAAATATATAGTCCTATCAGTGGTTTGGTCTGCGTTAAAGATGAACGCATCTTAAAGGGGATGAAAACTCCAGTGACGGTGTGGGTGATATGTAACCCTAGCCCGGGACAGTACTTCACTTTACCTAGAATGAAGACAAGGAATAATAAGTGTGATGTGAGAAGCTTTTTTGGGTATGATCCTGTTGAGAAGCAGTTCAAGGTTTTGTCAATGACGACACTTGCACATGGCAAAAGAGATCTGGCCATCTATAAGGAGCACCAAGTTCTGACATTACAAACTGGGAAACTCTCATGGAGGATGATTGAATGTGACGTACCCCATCATCATGGGATTAATTCTATATGCATCAATGGTGTTTTGTATTACAAAGCTAAGAACGGAGCTGATTCTTCTACCTATGGTAAGGATATTATAGTCACCTTTGATGTTAGATCTGAGAAGTTCGGGTTTATTGAAGTCGACAAACCTTTCATTCCAGTTCATACTCTGATAAACTTCAACGGTAAACTGGCTTCACTTGAATCTTATTCTTTTAATAGAAGAAGCCCAATTCATTTGTGGGTTCTAGATGACATAGAGAAAAATGAATGGTCCAAGCATGTTTACAAACTGCCTGCGTCTTGGGAGGATGTAGTTGGAGATGCCGACTTATACTGTGTTAAAGTGACTGCTTCAAATGAAGTTGTGTTGTCAGGGTACTATCAACGCTCTCctttctatgttttctactacAGTCTTGAGAAGGAAACTGTCAGAAGAGTTGAAATCCAAGGAATGGAAGCGTTTAAGCGTTTCCAAGTTTACACTTTTGTAGACCATGTAGAAGACGTCAAGCGTATGAAAGGTGTTTTAGGATTAGCTCTTAAGTGA
- the LOC106442373 gene encoding F-box protein DOR-like — translation MRTRRQKILEDRQTVVGRLYAGENSLTIPDDLIFEIFSRLPAKSIPRCRCLSKLWASILVRQDFTEQYVKRSSARPQLLFAFQEYGEVFFFSAPQNQEDDNSSPITASYHMSFPVSRVREIYSPISGLVCVKDERILKGMKTPVTVWMICNPSTGQSFTLPRIKTRKKRSSVRSFFGYDPVEKQFKVLSMTFASDIIDDAISTDHQVLTLQTVKLSWRMIECSVPHYPGCNSVCINGVLYYKAENRADSPAYGEVIIVSFDFRSEKFSFIELVKPYILGLINFNGKLASVMPSDSNSFNRASTIDLRVLDDIEKNEWSNHVYKLPLSWENVVADADLHCVKVTASNEVVLSGYYYQRSPFYVFYYSLEKETIRRVEIQGMEAFTRFRVYTFVDHVEDVRPMKRVLGLALK, via the coding sequence ATGAGAACACGGCGGCAAAAGATCTTGGAGGATCGTCAAACAGTCGTTGGACGGTTATATGCTGGAGAAAACTCATTGACGATCCCAGACGATCTCATCTTCGAGATATTCTCGAGATTGCCTGCTAAATCTATACCTAGATGTAGATGCCTATCGAAACTCTGGGCCTCCATACTCGTTCGTCAAGATTTCACGGAGCAGTACGTGAAAAGATCATCTGCTCGTCCTCAGCTCTTGTTCGCCTTCCAAGAATACGGCGAGGTATTCTTCTTTTCCGCACCTcagaatcaagaagatgacaACTCGTCTCCTATAACAGCCAGTTATCATATGAGTTTCCCGGTTAGTCGTGTCAGAGAAATATATAGTCCTATCAGTGGTTTGGTCTGCGTTAAAGATGAACGGATCTTAAAGGGGATGAAAACTCCAGTGACGGTGTGGATGATATGTAACCCTAGCACCGGACAGTCTTTCACGTTACCTAGAATAAAGACAAGGAAGAAAAGGTCTAGTGTGAGAAGCTTTTTTGGGTACGATCCTGTTGAGAAGCAGTTCAAGGTTTTGTCAATGACATTTGCAAGTGACATAATAGATGACGCCATCTCTACGGATCATCAGGTTCTGACGTTACAAACTGTGAAACTCTCATGGAGGATGATTGAATGTAGCGTACCGCATTATCCTGGATGTAATTCTGTTTGCATCAATGGTGTTTTGTATTACAAAGCTGAGAACAGAGCTGATTCTCCTGCCTATGGTGAGGTGATTATAGTCTCCTTTGATTTTAGGTCTGAGAAGTTCAGCTTTATTGAACTCGTCAAACCTTACATTCTTGGTCTGATAAACTTCAATGGTAAATTGGCTTCAGTTATGCCGAGTGACTCTAATTCTTTTAATAGAGCAAGCACAATTGATTTGAGGGTTCTAGATGACATAGAGAAAAATGAATGGTCCAACCATGTTTACAAACTGCCTCTGTCTTGGGAGAATGTAGTTGCAGATGCCGACTTACACTGTGTTAAAGTGACTGCTTCCAATGAAGTTGTGTTGTCAGGGTACTACTATCAACGCTCTCctttctatgttttctactacAGTCTTGAGAAGGAAACTATCAGAAGAGTTGAAATCCAAGGAATGGAAGCTTTTACGCGTTTCCGAGTTTACACTTTTGTAGACCATGTAGAAGACGTCAGGCCTATGAAACGTGTTTTAGGACTCGCTCTTAAGTGA
- the LOC106439686 gene encoding arginyl-tRNA--protein transferase 1-like: MSSKKLKSANDASSSRDGLGGGESVIADHGRRRSTCGYCKSPARSSISHGLSAETLTVGDYQALIDRGWRRSGCYLYKHEMDKTCCPSYTIRLKASDFVPSKEQQRVSRRLERFLDGKLDVQPREQTGASSSLGTTRSEEKSKVEPVMDDLSKMIDQAVQLCIQSGEFPSNMQIPKASVRKVLCDKKKKLAKGPEQLLYTSNVAFAIAAAIKRTLTSEKVEIEGNKLSPETISEMLLSAISKVGETPGISIKVSKGHINFLSASKDSFYEKDVVPNETLHAKKDSENHKARKPKKLEMRLKRSSFDPEEHELYKRYQLKVHKDNPSRVVESSYKRFLVDSPLIYVQPSGGGDDEEKVVPPCGFGSFHQQYRVDGRLVAVGVVDILPKCLSSVYLFWDPDYAFLSLGKYSAIQEINWVRESQARCPSLEYYYLGYYIHSCSKMRYKAAYRPSELLCPLRFKWVPFEVARPLLDKKRYVILSDIKESQNQSSLLPHASETLAAHEDMEQGETNDHFMGGSDDDEDEEMDESESEDTYIESDIDNIIIGLYGSQYRYKDLRKMLNPVGRKQLEPMLQSYRKVVGDELSERMVYELR; the protein is encoded by the exons ATGTCTTCGAAGAAACTGAAATCTGCTAACGATGCGAGTAGCAGCCGCGACGGCTTAGGCGGAGGAGAAAGCGTGATCGCTGATCATGGCCGACGGAGAAGCACTTGCGGCTACTGTAAATCCCCAGCTCGCTCCAGTATCTCCCACG GTTTATCAGCAGAGACTCTTACCGTTGGTGACTACCAAG CTCTTATTGACAGAGGCTGGAGACGATCTGGTTGTTATCTTTACAAGCATGAGATGGATAAAACTTGCTGCCCTTCTTATACGATCCGCTTGAAAGCAAGTGATTTTGTTCCTTCTAAAGAGCAGCAGCGAGTGTCTAGGAGACTAGAAAG GTTCTTGGATGGCAAACTAGACGTGCAGCCCAGGGAACAAACAGGTGCTTCTTCCTCACTTGGGACTACTAGAAGTGAAGAAAAAAGTAAAGTTGAACCAGTTATGGATGATTTGTCTAAAATGATTGATCAAGCTGTTCAACTATGCATACAGAGTGGTGAGTTCCCTTCTAATATGCAGATACCCAAAGCTTCGGTGAGGAAAGTTTTATGTGATAAAAAGAAGAAACTAGCTAAAGGTCCTGAACAACTCTTATACACAAGCAACGTTGCATTCGCAATAGCAGCTGCAATAAAACGCACACTGACATCAGAGAAAGTGGAGATAGAAGGAAACAAGCTATCACCTGAAACTATCTCTGAGATGTTATTAAGTGCCATTAGCAAGGTGGGGGAAACTCCTGGCATATCTATTAAGGTCTCTAAAGGCCATATCAACTTTCTTTCAGCTTCCAAAGATTCTTTCTATGAAAAAGATGTTGTTCCTAATGAAACCCTTCACGCTAAGAAGGATTCAGAAAACCACAAGGCGAGAAAGCCAAAAAAGCTGGAGATGCGTTTAAAAAGATCCAGTTTCGACCCCGAAGAGCACGAGCTATACAAACGCTATCAGCTCAAAGTCCACAAGGACAACCCAAGCCGCGTAGTAGAGAGTTCATACAAAAGGTTCTTGGTAGACTCTCCTTTGATATATGTTCAACCTTCAGGTGGCGGCGATGACGAGGAGAAGGTTGTTCCGCCTTGCGGCTTCGGCTCTTTCCACCAGCAGTATAGAGTCGACGGGCGTCTGGTGGCTGTTGGGGTTGTTGATATTCTGCCTAAATGTTTGTCGAGTGTGTACTTATTCTGGGATCCGGACTATGCATTCTTGTCTCTAGGGAAGTATTCCGCGATACAGGAAATTAACTGGGTCAGAGAGAGCCAAGCTCGCTGTCCGAGTCTTGAGTATTACTATCTTGGCTACTATATACATTCTTGTAGCAAGATGAGGTATAAAGCAGCTTATCGTCCATCTGAGCTTCTGTGTCCTCTTCGTTTCAA GTGGGTTCCATTTGAAGTAGCGAGACCACTGCTTGATAAAAAGCGATATGTCATCTTGTCTGATATCAAGGAATCACAAAACCAATCTTCTTTACTACCTCATGCTTCCGAAACTCTCGCGGCACATGAAGACATGGAACAAGGGGAGACGAATGACCATTTTATGGGCGgcagtgatgatgatgaggatgaagaaatggatGAAAGTGAATCAGAAGACACTTACATTGAGTCAGATATAGACAACATTATTATCGGTCTATATGGATCGCAGTATAGATACAAG GATCTACGGAAAATGCTGAATCCTGTAGGCCGGAAGCAATTGGAGCCGATGTTACAAAGCTACCGCAAGGTTGTGGGCGACGAGCTTTCAGAGAGAATGGTGTATGAACTCAGGTAA
- the LOC106440690 gene encoding cytochrome P450 90A1-like, which translates to MDFSLSSTALLLLLSSITAALLLLLRRTRYRRMGLPPGSLGLPLIGETLQLIAAYKTENPEPFVDARVARYGSVFMTHIFGEPTVFSADPETNRFVLQNEGKLFECSYPASICNLLGKHSLLLMKGSLHKRMHSLTMSFANSSIIKDHLMLDIDRLVRFNLDSWSSRVLLMEEAKKITFELTVKQLMSFDPGEWSESLRKEYLLVIEGFFSIPLPLFSTTYRKAIKARTKVAEALTVVVMKRREEEEEGEERKKDMLAALLAVEERFSDEEIVDFLVALLVAGYETTSTIMTLAVKFLTETPSALAQLKEEHENIRAMKSDSYSLEWSDYKSMPFTQCVVSETLRVANIIGGVFRRATTDVEIKGYKIPKGWKVFASFRAVHLDPNHFKDARTFNPWRWQGNSVTTCPSNVFTPFGGGPRLCPGYELARVALSVFLHRLVTGFSWVPAEKDKLVFFPTTRTQKRYPIFVTRRDDGGLSAT; encoded by the exons ATGGATTTCTCCTTATCCTCCACCGCCTTActcctcctcctctcctccATCACCGCCGCTTTACTCCTCCTACTCCGCCGCACGCGTTACCGgcgcatgggacttcctccggGAAGTCTCGGTCTTCCTCTCATAGGCGAGACTCTTCAGCTGATCGCAGCTTACAAGACGGAGAACCCTGAGCCTTTCGTAGACGCAAGAGTTGCCCGGTACGGTTCGGTATTCATGACGCATATATTTGGTGAACCGACGGTTTTCTCAGCTGACCCGGAAACGAACCGGTTTGTTCTTCAGAACGAAGGGAAGCTTTTCGAGTGCTCTTATCCAGCTTCTATATGTAACCTTTTGGGGAAACACTCTTTGCTTCTCATGAAAGGCTCTTTGCATAAACGTATGCACTCTCTCACCATGAGCTTCGCTAACTCTTCGATTATCAAAGATCATCTCATGCTTGATATTGACCGGTTAGTCCGGTTTAATCTTGATTCTTGGTCCTCTCGTGTTCTCCTCATGGAAGAAGCCAAAAAG ATAACGTTTGAGCTAACGGTGAAGCAGCTGATGAGCTTTGATCCAGGGGAGTGGAGTGAGAGTTTAAGGAAAGAGTATCTTCTTGTCATCGAAGGCTTCTTCTCTATTCCTCTCCCTCTCTTCTCCACAACTTACCGCAAAGCCATCAAg gcgCGGACGAAGGTGGCGGAGGCGTTGACGGTGGTGGTGATGAAGAGAagggaggaagaggaagaaggagaggagagaaagaaagatatgCTCGCGGCGTTGCTTGCGGTGGAAGAAAGATTTTCCGATGAAGAGATTGTTGACTTCTTGGTGGCTTTACTCGTGGCTGGTTATGAAACAACGTCTACGATCATGACTCTCGCCGTTAAGTTTCTCACCGAAACTCCTTCAGCTCTTGCTCAACTCAAG gaagaGCATGAAAACATTAGGGCAATGAAGAGTGATTCGTATAGTCTTGAGTGGAGTGATTACAAGTCAATGCCATTCACACAATGT GTGGTTAGCGAAACTCTGCGAGTGGCTAACATCATCGGTGGTGTTTTCAGACGGGCAACAACGGATGTCGAGATCAAAG gtTACAAGATTCCAAAAGGGTGGAAGGTTTTCGCATCGTTTAGAGCGGTTCATTTAGACCCAAACCACTTCAAAGACGCTCGCACTTTCAACCCTTGGAGATGGCAG GGAAACTCGGTAACAACATGCCCTTCTAATGTGTTCACACCGTTCGGTGGAGGACCAAGGCTATGTCCTGGTTACGAGCTGGCTAGGGTTGCACTCTCTGTTTTCCTTCACCGCCTAGTGACCGGCTTCAG TTGGGTTCCTGCAGAGAAAGACAAGCTGGTGTTCTTTCCAACTACAAGAACACAAAAACGGTACCCGATCTTCGTGACGCGTCGTGATGATGGTGGCTTATCCGCTACTTGA
- the LOC106439684 gene encoding nuclear pore complex protein NUP88-like, whose translation MRFNFNEPEDTPEPRRSPTPKEPVRWVPLQTHPVFSSLPSSQDEPAVPQRFPRNFMAWDGDSRLYYWDSTRYLLHRLSLRLGEPEPTSVLAAVPSKVMQPDLQLAFSVNKVSINKSGSAVILAGADGICVMYLFGRASVIQDIVICRVVSIASEIYSSGDSAIHLLQASWHPDSDTHLGVLSSDAVFRLFDLSSDAEVPEQEYYLQPVEPGRSRTASSIYPADFSFGGDHLWDRFTVFTLFTDGSVYILCPVVPFGSIYKWESIMEIYNDANLYGVKSPNSVAVSNSSLAIDWLEAVFPDLTEQGTRADNIVVVKAHPYALLDASLALQGPLYKASSGGGNEDLAVREAECKGRAVSVLYNIVSKDSILVTAWSGGQLQVDALVDEIQPVWISGSSSRLRMNSHNKIQGVAMICESNVGELPVATSKNLPLDHTVWLGLPPPLLRLAMVDLALPTKREGGSLVTLFADSLLPERIYSIHDGGVDSTVLHSLPFTSQATGRDEPLKTPSVHTVLSTCQEESAVSSLLGFVPLSDSFGYAWIIAVLSSGECVVAEMKTWDLLLPIHVSTDKTESSSAIETKEKDPPCIISKELLAGPKVRIAPHALPNQRSTPANSVEGRSILHNYVKLFHENYVEYAHKVFFELQHHAPNLKRIIDDQQERLAEANQKMSKVEKNQTLLEKRIEKAIQRHDSLEQRLHRLRSLPGTHKKPLTRAEREFKSELDQFAGVEVDALQSSIDTLRARVKKSAQKSPKSSVFAGTQRKQYSKRNYIQDTTGMSQLQSTLAKLSLMNSDNSKKVKIVESALRSQESSLI comes from the exons atgaGATTTAACTTCAACGAGCCGGAGGATACGCCGGAGCCACGGAGATCTCCCACTCCGAAAGAGCCGGTTCGCTGGGTCCCTCTCCAAACCCACCCGGTTTTCTCCTCTCTCCCCTCCTCCCAAGATGAACCCGCCGTACCCCAGCGGTTCCCGAGAAACTTCATGGCCTGGGACGGAGACTCGAGGCTATACTACTGGGACTCCACTCGCTACCTCCTTCACCGATTGTCTCTCCGCTTGGGTGAGCCTGAACCAACCTCCGTCCTCGCCGCGGTCCCTTCCAAG GTGATGCAACCAGATCTCCAGCTGGCATTCTCCGTCAACAAAGTCTCCATCAATAAGTCTGGATCTGCTGTGATTCTCGCAGGCGCCGATGGTATATGTGTGATGTATCTGTTTGGACGTGCTTCTGTGATTCAAGACATTGTTATTTGCAG GGTGGTTTCTATTGCCTCAGAGATCTATTCTAGTGGTGACAGTGCCATACACTTGCTACAAGCTTCTTGGCATCCCGATAGTGACACTCATTTGGGAGTTCTATCCTCTGACGCAGTTTTCAG acTTTTCGATTTGTCTTCAGATGCTGAGGTGCCAGAGCAAGAATACTATTTACAGCCTGTTGAACCGGGAAGATCTAGGACAGCTTCGTCGATTTATCCTGCTGATTTCAGCTTCGGTGGAGATCATCTGTGGGATAGATTTACT GTGTTTACATTGTTCACCGATGGTTCGGTTTATATCCTGTGTCCAGTTGTGCCATTTGGAAG TATTTACAAATGGGAATCGATAATGGAGATTTACAATGATGCTAATCTGTATGGGGTTAAGTCACCCAACTCGGTAGCTGTTAGCAACTCCAGTCTGGCAATTGATTGGTTGGAAGCTGTATTTCCAGATTTGACTGAACAAGGAACTAGAGCCGATAATATAGTGGTAGTGAAAGCTCATCCTTACGCATTACTTGATGCATCATTGGCTTTACAG GGCCCTTTGTACAAAGCATCGAGTGGTGGTGGAAATGAAGATCTCGCTGTTAGGGAGGCAGAATGCAAAGGCCGGGCAGTGAGTGTGTTATATAACATTGTCAGCAAAGATTCGATTCTGGTAACTGCCTGGAGTGGTGGACAGTTACAGGTCGACGCTCTGGTCGATGAAATCCAGCCAGTTTGGATCTCTGGTAGCTCATCTCGCCTTCGCATGAACTCCCACAACAAAATTCAAGGAGTTGCGATGATTTGTGAGTCAAACGTTGGTGAGCTCCCAGTAGCAACTTCAAAAAACCTGCCGCTTGATCACACTGTATGGTTAGGACTTCCGCCACCACTGTTAAGACTGGCAATGGTTGATCTGGCTCTACCCACTAAACGCGAAGGCGGTTCTCTTGTCACCTTGTTCGCCGACTCCCTTTTGCCAGAAAGAATATACTCCATCCACGACGGTGGCGTTGATTCAACAGTCTTGCACTCTCTTCCCTTCACGAGTCAAGCCACCGGAAGAGATGAACCTCTCAAAACTCCATCTGTTCACACTGTGCTGAGTACATGCCAAGAAGAATCCGCCGTATCTTCTCTGTTGGGGTTTGTACCTCTGTCAGATTCGTTTGGGTATGCATGGATCATTGCAGTCTTATCCTCAGGAGAATGCGTTGTGGCAGAGATGAAAACGTGGGATCTCTTGCTTCCAATTCATGTCAGTACAGATAAGACAGAGTCTTCCAGCGCAATAGAGACGAAAGAGAAAGATCCCCCATGCATCATAAGCAAGGAGCTCCTTGCAGGTCCCAAAGTAAGAATCGCACCTCATGCTTTACCTAACCAGCGTTCAACTCCAGCCAATTCCGTCGAAGGTCGATCAATTCTGCATAACTATGTCAAGCTTTTCCATGAAAACTACGTCGAATATGCGCACAAG GTCTTCTTCGAGTTGCAGCATCATGCTCCTAACCTGAAGAGAATAATCGATGACCAACAAGAGCGGCTTGCTGAGGCAAATCAGAAAATGTCTAAAGTTGAGAAGAACCAAACCTTGTTGGAGAAAAGGATTGAGAAAGCGATTCAAAGACATGATTCTCTTGAGCAACGCTTGCATCGTCTCCGTAGCTTGCCTGGTACACACAAGAAACCACTGACGAGAGCAGAACGGGAATTTAAGTCGGAGCTAG ATCAATTCGCGGGAGTTGAGGTGGATGCGCTTCAGTCATCTATTGACACACTGAGAGCAAGAGTGAAGAAATCAGCTCAAAAATCGCCAAAGAGCAGTGTCTTTGCAGGTACCCAGAGAAAGCAATATTCGAAGAGAAATTACATTCAAGATACTACAGGAATGTCACAGCTTCAGTCCACACTCGCCAAACTATCCCTCATGAACAGCGATAACTCCAAGAAGGTCAAGATCGTTGAATCGGCGTTGAGGTCACAAGAAAGTAGTTTGATCTAG
- the LOC106444198 gene encoding signal recognition particle receptor subunit beta produces MENLEDLKLMAEQWTNQGLEYLQKIPPFQLYAAIGLLLLTTVLLLSFRLVRRTKSNTVLLSGLSGSGKTVLFYQLRDGSSHQGSVTSMEPNEGTFVFHFEHAKKGKIKPVHLVDVPGHSRLRPKLEEFLPQAAAIVFVVDALEFLPNCRAASEYLYDILTNANVVKKKIPVLLCCNKTDKLTAHTKEFIKKQMEKEIEKLRASRSAVSTADIANDYTIGIEGEVFSFSHCCNRVTVAEASGLIGETVQVQDFIREYIKP; encoded by the exons ATGGAGAACTTGGAAGATCTGAAGCTTATGGCGGAGCAGTGGACGAATCAAGGACTTGAGTATCTTCAGAAGATACCACCGTTTCAGCTCTATGCTGCTATTGGTCTTCTGTTGCTGACAACCGTTTTGCTCCTATCAT TTCGCTTGGTGAGACGTACCAAATCCAACACTGTGCTCCTTTCTGGGCTCAGCGGAAGTGGAAAGACTGTGCTTTTCTATCAA CTCCGAGATGGATCATCACATCAGGGCTCTGTGACATCAATGGAACCGAATGAAGGCACTTTCGTTTTTCACTTTGAACACGCTAAG AAAGGAAAAATCAAGCCTGTTCATCTTGTTGACGTTCCTGGGCACTCTCGTCTTCGACCCAAGCTAGAAGAATTTTTGCCTCAAGCAGCTGCGATTGTATTTGTAGTGGACGCCTTGGAGTTCCTCCCTAACTGTCGTGCAGCTTCAGA GTACCTATACGACATTTTGACCAATGCCAACGTTGTCAAGAAGAAGATACCAGTCCTCCTTTGCTGTAACAAGACAGATAAACTCACTGCGCACACCAAGGAGTTCATCAAGAAGCAGATGGAGAAAGAAAT tgAGAAACTGAGGGCTTCAAGAAGTGCAGTATCAACAGCTGATATAGCCAATGACTACACCATCGGAATCGAAGGAGAAGTGTTCTCCTTCTCGCATTGCTGTAACAGAGTCACTGTCGCTGAAGCATCTGGACTCATCGGAGAAACCGTTCAGGTCCAAGACTTCATTCGAGAGTACATCAAGCCTTGA